The Patescibacteria group bacterium DNA window TTTCTTCCTACCGCGGATAAATCCTTCAAGGAAACAAATGCTTTTCCGGAAAAAGAATTTATGCCCGGCTATTCTGAATTTTTTATAATCGACGCTATGACGATAGAAGGTTGGAATAAATTTCTTGCTGATTGCGAAAGTGGAAAACATGAAATGGGCTGTATCACAGAAGCTGATTTGATAGGAAAAAATAAACAATTTGCATTTCAGGTTGGCTTAACTGGTATTCCAGCAAAAGATGTGGCAAAAAGAGTTGAAAATAAGATAACATTCGAATATCTTGGAAAAAATTTCAGTATTTTGCCTTAATCAAATCCACCAGGAAATATGCTATAATATAAAGGTATCAAATCTGATACCTTTATATCTTTAAGTCATATGGAAAACAACCAAAATCCAGAAAACCACATTGCCATTTTCAAAGGCAAAACTATCAGAAAAATCATTTATCAAAAAGAATGGTGGTTTTCTGTGGTTGATATTATTCAGGCACTTACCGATAGTGACCGCCCTAGTGTTTATTGGACTGCTATGAAAGCAAGAGTTAAAGATGAAAGCAATTTTCAACTATCTACAATTTGTAGACAGTTGAAATTGGAAGCGCCAGATGGCAAAATGCGTGAAACTGACTGTGCAAACACGGAGGGTATATTACGAATTATCCAATCAGTCCCATCACCTAAAGCCGAGCCGTTGAAACGATGGCTAGCCAAGGTAGGTTTTGAAAGAATTCAAGAAATTGAAGACCCAGAATTGGCAACAAAACGAACTAAAATATTATACAAACTCAAGGGCTATTCTGATTCTTGGATTGAGAAACGTATGCGTGGTATTGCCATACGTGAGGAGCTAACTGATGAATGGCAAAAACGAGGCGTTAAAAAAAATATTGAGTTTGCGATTTTGACTGCAGAAATATCAAAAGCAGCTTTTGATATGACGCCAAGTCAGTACAAAAGGTTAAAAGGTTTGAAGCGAGAAAATCTGCGTGATCATATGGACGATCTCGAATTAATCTTTTCCATGCTTGGCGAAGCTTCAACTACGAAAATAACCAAAGAGAGAAATGCTAAGGGTTTTATTGAAAATAAAATTGCCGCCCAAAAAGGCGGAAAAATTGCAGGAGATGCCCGACGAAAACTTGAAATTGAATCTGGTGGCAAGGTTATTACGAAAGAAAATTATTTAACTACGCCAGAAAATAGGAAGAAAATTAAAAATTAGAATTCGCCAAAAAAGAATAATAAGGAAAAAGAAGTTTCTGGCTACATCACATAACATTGCATATCTGGCTACGGGAAATTGACATCAATTATATATTCAAGGAGCGTCAATTTCCCTCCGCCCAAATCCCGCACTAATTTTTGTGGTATTTGGATGGAGTTCAGCATTTAATATTGCTCATAGTAGTTCTGGAATTATTGCATCTAAACAACGAAAATTAGTGCGGGACTTCAGATGATGCCGATACGTTATGTGCAATCGGGCTACGGCGGGCTTAACGATACATTTTTATAAATACTAATTTTTCAATAATAATATGGAAATACTTTTTATTTGTAGAGCAAATGTTGGACGAAGCCAAATGGCTCCTGCTTTTTTCAATAGATTATCTAAGAAACATAAAGCAGTTGGCGCTGGAACTCATGTTGATAATCGCTGCGGTGAACCTTTACATCCTTTTGTTGTTCAATGTATGTCTGAAGTAGGTTATGATTTATCCAAAAACACCAGAAAACAACTTACTCCTAAAATGGTCAAAAATACTGATAAAATTATTGTAATAACAGAAAAAGAGAATTTACCAGATTATGTTGATTTGTCAAAAGTTGTTTTCTGGGAGATTGATGATGCAAAAGATAAATCTTTAGAGTTCCATCGCCAAATTAGAGACCAAATAAAAAGTTTGGTTGAAAAATTAGTAAAAGAAATTGGATAAACGCCCGCCTCCGCCCGACTTTCTCGCTATCGCTCGAACCCACGCTGCGCTCTCGTTCCGCTACGCTCCACTCGGGGCACATAACACGGGATAAAAGGTTCGGCACTCGGCTCGTGCCTCACCCAAATTTTTCTTCCGCTACACTACAGAAAAACTTCTTTTATCCCGATACGTTATCGGAAATTGAATTTTGGCGCTAAAAAATTTTAAAAAAACTTAAACGCTTTAATATGGAAACAAAAACTAGAATTGCTGCCTTAATTATAGAGGACAGAAAATTACTAATGCTAAGAGGCAAGGGTTATAAAGAA harbors:
- a CDS encoding Bro-N domain-containing protein, which encodes MENNQNPENHIAIFKGKTIRKIIYQKEWWFSVVDIIQALTDSDRPSVYWTAMKARVKDESNFQLSTICRQLKLEAPDGKMRETDCANTEGILRIIQSVPSPKAEPLKRWLAKVGFERIQEIEDPELATKRTKILYKLKGYSDSWIEKRMRGIAIREELTDEWQKRGVKKNIEFAILTAEISKAAFDMTPSQYKRLKGLKRENLRDHMDDLELIFSMLGEASTTKITKERNAKGFIENKIAAQKGGKIAGDARRKLEIESGGKVITKENYLTTPENRKKIKN
- a CDS encoding low molecular weight phosphatase family protein; its protein translation is MEILFICRANVGRSQMAPAFFNRLSKKHKAVGAGTHVDNRCGEPLHPFVVQCMSEVGYDLSKNTRKQLTPKMVKNTDKIIVITEKENLPDYVDLSKVVFWEIDDAKDKSLEFHRQIRDQIKSLVEKLVKEIG